The following coding sequences lie in one Tichowtungia aerotolerans genomic window:
- the leuS gene encoding leucine--tRNA ligase → MNEKYPFSEIESKWQKLWTDTGTFKTDLSDTANKYYCLMMFPYPSGKLHVGHGRNYIIGDAVVRYKKMRGFNVLSPMGWDAFGLPAENAAIKTGTPPRESTMNNIAVMKEQLAAWGCCYDWDKEVASCEPNYYKWTQWLFIQMFNRGLAYKKKSNVNWCPDCATVLANEQVVDGACDRCDSTVEQKALEQWFFKITDYAHRLLDDLDKLEGWPERVKTMQRNWIGRSEGTEIDFALVPREDGAKDSSDVVSCFTTRVDTIYGCTYMSVAPEYPQLKEMVAGLPQEQDVLNFIKESAKLTNIDRESDTLEKKGVFTGRTVVNPYTGDKVPLWVGDYVLMYGTGAVMAVPAHDTRDWAFAKKYDLPIKLSIQNPEGTLKLDEMDDAYTEDGTCFDSGEFTGMPNREAIAAMVKKAEAEGFGKGTINYRLRDWLISRQRYWGAPIPIVYCDRCGMVPVEDEDLPVRLPENVEFKPTGESPLAASEEFMNCSCPKCGEPARRESDTMDTFVDSSWYFLRYLNAQDDTKAIDSHAANNWLPVDQYIGGIEHAILHLLYARFFTKVVYDLDLIDFDEPFAKLFTQGMICKKGPDGNLYKMSKSKGNVVSPNELIENYGADTVRLYTLFIGPPEKEAEWNDSAVEGSYRFLKRIWTRVWQNHGLLEEVKDSTPDMDTMDKPERDLFRKVHESVKKITHDLDGAFHFHTAISTIMELMNAVDELKVSENSSDQAKAVFRDAIEKVVLLISPFAPHIAEELWTELGHNGGVLNADWPEVIEAALHRDEIQMALQVNGKVRGQIFVPSSASKDDIEKLAMEDEAVKKWTEGKTIRKVIVVPGRLVNIAVS, encoded by the coding sequence ATGAACGAGAAATACCCTTTTTCAGAAATTGAATCGAAATGGCAGAAGCTGTGGACCGACACCGGCACCTTTAAAACCGATCTGTCAGATACCGCGAACAAGTATTACTGCCTGATGATGTTCCCCTATCCGTCCGGCAAGCTGCACGTCGGCCACGGCCGCAACTACATCATCGGCGATGCCGTGGTGCGCTACAAAAAGATGCGCGGCTTCAACGTGCTCTCCCCGATGGGCTGGGACGCCTTCGGCCTGCCGGCCGAAAACGCCGCGATCAAAACCGGCACCCCGCCGCGCGAAAGCACGATGAACAACATCGCCGTGATGAAAGAACAGCTCGCCGCCTGGGGCTGCTGCTACGACTGGGACAAAGAGGTCGCCTCCTGCGAGCCGAACTACTACAAATGGACCCAGTGGCTCTTCATCCAGATGTTCAACCGCGGACTGGCTTATAAGAAAAAAAGCAACGTCAACTGGTGCCCGGACTGCGCCACCGTGCTGGCCAACGAACAGGTCGTCGACGGCGCCTGCGACCGTTGCGATTCAACGGTTGAACAGAAAGCCCTCGAACAGTGGTTCTTCAAAATCACCGACTACGCCCACCGCCTGCTCGACGATCTCGACAAGCTCGAAGGCTGGCCGGAGCGCGTGAAAACCATGCAGCGCAACTGGATCGGTCGCTCCGAAGGAACCGAAATCGACTTCGCCCTCGTTCCGCGCGAAGACGGAGCAAAAGATTCGTCTGACGTAGTATCCTGCTTCACCACCCGCGTCGACACCATTTACGGCTGCACCTACATGTCCGTCGCGCCGGAATACCCGCAGCTCAAAGAAATGGTCGCCGGCCTCCCGCAGGAGCAGGATGTCCTGAATTTCATTAAAGAGAGCGCAAAGTTAACGAATATAGACCGCGAATCAGACACGCTCGAAAAGAAAGGTGTCTTCACCGGCCGAACTGTGGTCAACCCCTACACCGGCGACAAAGTGCCGCTGTGGGTCGGCGACTACGTACTGATGTACGGAACCGGCGCGGTCATGGCGGTCCCCGCACACGACACCCGCGACTGGGCGTTTGCGAAAAAATACGACCTGCCGATCAAGCTTTCGATCCAGAACCCGGAAGGCACGCTCAAGCTCGACGAAATGGACGATGCCTACACCGAAGACGGCACCTGCTTTGATTCCGGCGAGTTCACCGGCATGCCCAACCGCGAAGCGATTGCAGCGATGGTCAAAAAAGCCGAGGCCGAAGGCTTCGGTAAAGGCACCATCAACTACCGCCTGCGCGACTGGCTGATTTCCCGCCAGCGCTACTGGGGCGCGCCGATCCCGATCGTCTACTGCGATCGCTGCGGAATGGTTCCGGTCGAAGACGAAGACCTTCCCGTCCGCCTGCCGGAAAACGTCGAATTCAAACCGACCGGCGAATCGCCGCTGGCTGCCAGCGAAGAGTTCATGAACTGCAGCTGCCCGAAATGCGGCGAGCCCGCGCGGCGCGAGTCCGACACCATGGATACCTTCGTGGATTCGAGCTGGTACTTCCTGCGCTACCTCAACGCACAGGACGACACCAAAGCAATCGACTCACACGCCGCCAACAACTGGCTGCCGGTCGACCAGTATATCGGCGGCATTGAGCACGCCATTCTGCACCTGCTCTACGCCCGCTTCTTCACCAAAGTCGTTTACGACCTCGACCTGATCGACTTCGACGAGCCGTTCGCCAAGCTCTTCACGCAGGGTATGATCTGCAAAAAGGGCCCGGACGGAAACCTCTACAAGATGTCCAAATCCAAAGGCAACGTCGTCAGCCCCAACGAGCTGATTGAAAACTACGGCGCCGACACCGTCCGCCTCTACACCCTCTTTATCGGCCCGCCCGAAAAAGAGGCCGAGTGGAACGACTCCGCCGTTGAAGGATCCTACCGTTTTCTCAAACGCATCTGGACCCGCGTCTGGCAGAACCACGGCCTGCTCGAAGAGGTTAAGGACTCGACGCCGGACATGGATACAATGGACAAGCCGGAACGCGACTTGTTCCGCAAAGTGCACGAATCGGTCAAAAAGATTACGCACGACCTCGACGGCGCCTTCCACTTCCATACCGCGATTTCGACCATCATGGAGCTGATGAACGCGGTCGACGAACTGAAGGTTTCCGAGAACAGCTCCGACCAGGCCAAAGCGGTCTTCCGCGACGCCATCGAAAAAGTCGTTCTGCTCATCTCGCCCTTCGCGCCGCACATTGCCGAAGAGCTGTGGACCGAACTCGGCCATAACGGCGGCGTGCTCAACGCCGACTGGCCG
- a CDS encoding CDP-alcohol phosphatidyltransferase family protein, protein MTFKGDKKVGRWLLADGEENLKQWLLPKVPAKVETYHLTLSTLLWCMGIILFSFLARYQIHFLWLVSFFIFAQYITDLLDGAIGRQRNTGLVKWGYYMDHFLDYIFLCSILIGYGLMVEDHNKYFLFYILMLFGAFMVNSFLSFAATGNFRISYLGIGPTEMRIVFILVNTVIILFHERFDMTLLLPITLAGATFGLFVVVYQTQKQLWRIDMEAKRNAEE, encoded by the coding sequence ATGACGTTTAAAGGGGATAAAAAGGTGGGGCGCTGGCTGCTGGCCGATGGCGAAGAAAACCTCAAGCAATGGCTGCTGCCGAAGGTTCCGGCAAAAGTGGAAACCTACCATCTGACGTTATCCACTCTGCTTTGGTGTATGGGCATCATCCTGTTCAGCTTTCTGGCGCGTTATCAGATCCATTTCCTTTGGCTGGTTTCCTTCTTCATTTTTGCGCAATACATCACGGATCTTCTCGACGGCGCCATCGGCCGTCAGCGCAACACCGGTCTGGTCAAGTGGGGTTATTACATGGACCACTTTCTCGACTACATTTTTCTCTGTTCCATCCTGATCGGCTACGGATTGATGGTTGAAGATCACAATAAATACTTCCTGTTCTACATCCTCATGCTGTTCGGCGCATTCATGGTTAACTCGTTCCTTTCCTTTGCGGCGACCGGCAACTTCCGCATCAGCTATCTCGGCATCGGCCCGACCGAGATGCGCATCGTGTTCATTCTGGTGAACACCGTAATTATCCTGTTTCATGAACGGTTTGATATGACGCTGCTGCTGCCGATTACGCTCGCCGGCGCGACCTTCGGCCTGTTCGTGGTGGTCTATCAAACCCAGAAACAGCTTTGGAGGATTGATATGGAGGCCAAGCGCAATGCTGAAGAATAA